One Paroedura picta isolate Pp20150507F chromosome 16, Ppicta_v3.0, whole genome shotgun sequence genomic region harbors:
- the LOC143825223 gene encoding olfactory receptor 5F1-like — translation MDAINPLGRQNHTSVTEFVLLGFAVEPKQQTLLFALGLLVYLITLAGNLAIITLIRIDQCLQTPMYFLLGNLSFIEICYTSTTAPKMLWDLLMGDKTISFIGYTLQMYFFVTLGGTECVLLLAMAYDRYAAICHPLRYAILMSQKICWGLLACSWAIGNFNSIINTALVFSLDFCHSNEIDHFFCDIPPLLKLSCSDTSVSQLVTFNISGCVIIGPFCLTLLSYILIVSSVLKIRTAQGRLKAFSTCASHLTVVSIFYGTIMYTYLRPSSSHSMEQDRLVAVLYAILTPMLNPLIYSFRNKEVQGAVRRALSIKVGSLKR, via the coding sequence ATGGATGCCATCAACCCTCTTGGAAGACAGAACCACACCAGTGTCACAGAGTTTGTTCTCTTGGGATTCGCTGTCGAACCAAAGCAACAGACTCTTCTCTTTGCTCTTGGCTTATTAGTCTATCTGATAACTCTGGCCGGGAATCTAGCCATCATTACATTGATCCGCATAGATCAGTGCCTCCAAACTCCCATGTACTTCCTCCTGGGCAATCTGTCTTTTATCGAGATCTGTTATACTTCCACCACTGCCCCAAAGATGCTGTGGGACCTCTTGATGGGAGACAAGACCATCAGTTTCATAGGATATACACTCCAGATGTATTTCTTTGTCACATTAGGGGGCACAGAGTGTGTGCTTCTCTTAGCCATGGCATATGATCGCTACGCAGCTATCTGCCATCCATTGCGCTACGCCATTCTCATGAGCCAGAAAATATGCTGGGGACTCCTGGCATGTTCCTGGGCTATTGGAAACTTCAATTCCATCATCAACACAGCCTTGGTCTTTTCCCTTGACTTCTGCCACTCCAATGAAATTGACCACTTCTTCTGTGACattcctcccctcctgaaactctCTTGCTCTGATACATCGGTTAGCCAATTGGTAACCTTTAATATTTCTGGGTGTGTCATCATTGGGCCTTTCTGCCTGACCCTTCTTTCGTACATCCTCATTGTCTCCTCGGTCCTGAAAATCCGTACTGCTCAAGGTAGGCTCAAGGCATTTTCCACCTGTGCTTCCCACCTCACTGTGGTGAGCATCTTCTATGGCACAATCATGTACACCTACCTAcgcccttcctccagccattccaTGGAGCAGGACCGCCTGGTTGCTGTGCTATATGCCATCCTTACTCCAATGCTCAATCCCCTGATCTACAGTTTCAGGAATAAGGAAGTGCAAGGAGCAGTTCGGAGAGCCCTTAGTATAAAAGTTGGCAGCTTAAAAAGGTGA
- the LOC143825828 gene encoding olfactory receptor 5AP2-like: MATPHEMLKNATVVTEFILLGLSSNPKAQLFLFGLFLLIYLVALIGNTLILLIISFNKRLHNPMYFFLGNLSAVDIGYTTTTVPKMLMNYLSVNKTISLAGCFTQMYFFISFGGIECLLLGVMAYDRYAAICHPLHYSVLMSPKVCICLAATAWMLGLANSGVHSGMMSLLSFCRDNVIEHFFCDIPPLFQLSCSDTQANQIATFVVGGGVIMGSFVVTLVSYVYIVLAILRIRTKEGRLKAFSTCASHLTVVNIYFGTIIFTYIKPNSTYSQEQDRALPVLYGILTPMLNPIIYSLRNKDVQGTLRKAMGRTQ; this comes from the coding sequence ATGGCGACACCACACGAAATGCTGAAGAATGCCACAGTTGTCACTGAATTTATACTCCTGGGACTTTCCAGCAACCCCAAAGCCCAGCTTTTTCTTTTTGGTCTCTTTCTGCTCATCTACTTGGTGGCCCTGATTGGGAACACCCTTATTCTTCTCATCATCAGTTTCAACAAGAGACTCCACaaccccatgtatttcttcctggGCAACCTCTCTGCAGTAGACATTGGGTATACAACAACCACTGTCCCCAAGATGTTGATGAATTACCTGTCCGTGAACAAGACCATCTCTCTAGCTGGTTGCTTCACCCAGATGTATTTCTTCATCTCTTTTGGTGGCATTGAATGCCTCCTGCTGGGTGTCATGGCATATGACCGATATGCTGCCATTTGCCACCCATTGCATTACAGTGTGCTCATGAGCCCCAAGGTTTGTATCTGCTTAGCTGCCACTGCTTGGATGTTAGGCTTGGCTAACTCAGGTGTGCACTCGGGCATGATGTCCCTTCTGTCCTTCTGTCGGGACAATGTCATTGAGCACTTTTTCTGTGACATCCCACCCCTTTTCCAGCTGTCTTGTTCTGATACTCAGGCAAATCAAATTGCTACCTTTGTGGTGGGTGGAGGTGTGATAATGGGTTCCTTTGTGGTCACCTTGGTGTCTTACGTCTACATAGTCTTGGCCATCCTCAGGATCCGCACCAAAGAAGGGCGTctcaaggctttctcaacctgtgCTTCTCACCTCACTGTAGTCAACATCTACTTTGGCACCATCATCTTCACATACATTAAGCCCAACTCCACCTACTCCCAAGAGCAGGACCGAGCCTTGCCTGTTCTGTATGGTATCCTTACACCCATGCTCAATCCAATCATATATAGCCTGAGAAATAAGGATGTGCAAGGAACACTTCGGAAAGCCATGGGTAGAACTCAATAG
- the LOC143826467 gene encoding olfactory receptor 6M1-like, translated as MEVPLFVLFLTMYVLTIMGNALVILLIHLDSRLHTPMYYFLSNLSWLEIIITTTVTPKMLSLLISNTKTISFFGCAVQVTLYFLAGTTEVLLLGAMSVDRYLAICNPLRYTAIMSNQVCMLMMLSCWMGSIVCIVVGIIFKSGLPYCGPNVIDHFFCDTSPLTQLLCADTTLVQLAELISSCFTLLTSVSVTAVSYLCIIVTVTRMPSAESRKKAFSTCSSHITVASLYYGSSIFIYVRPAGNTSMDFNKVATVLNTVVTPLLNPVIYNFRNKLVKDVMRDTVKRIVVHL; from the coding sequence ATGGAAGTACCACTGTTCGTCCTCTTCCTGACCATGTATGTGCTGACAATAATGGGCAATGCTCTGGTCATTCTCTTGATTCATCTGGATTCTCGCCTCCACACTCCCATGTACTACTTCCTCAGCAACCTCTCTTGGTTGGAGATCATCATCACCACAACAGTCACACCCAAGATGCTGAGCCTTCTCATCTCAAACACCAAGACCATCTCCTTCTTTGGCTGTGCTGTCCAGGTGACATTGTATTTCCTTGCTGGAACGACAGAAGTCTTGCTTCTTGGAGCTATGTCTGTGGACCGATACTTGGCCATTTGCAACCCGTTACGTTACACAGCTATCATGAGTAATCAAGTCTGTATGCTCATGATGCTTTCCTGCTGGATGGGAAGTATTGTTTGCATTGTGGTAGGTATAATCTTCAAATCTGGACTACCTTATTGTGGGCCCAATGTCATTGACCATTTCTTCTGTGACACAAGCCCCTTGACACAGCTGCTGTGTGCGGACACCACCCTGGTTCAACTtgcagaattaatttcatcctgctTCACATTGCTGACCTCTGTTTCCGTGACAGCTGTCTCCTACCTCTGCATCATTGTCACGGTAACGAGGATGCCCTCAGCTGAAAGTAGAAAGAAAGCCTTCAGCACCTGCAGCTCCCACATCACTGTGGCTTCACTCTACTATGGCAGCAGTATATTCATCTATGTTAGGCCAGCTGGCAACACTTCCATGGATTTCAATAAGGTGGCCACTGTACTCAACACTGTGGTAACACCTTTACTCAACCCAGTCATCTATAATTTTAGAAACAAGTTGGTCAAGGATGTGATGAGGGATACAGTGAAGCGCATTGTGGTACATTTGTGA
- the LOC143825902 gene encoding uncharacterized protein LOC143825902 gives MPRKKRQRSDKQTSTDAHAASNRRYRASRNPQKTADTYRWRSERRRQSCAAHTTSQQPSPTATTTQQHITEQSTDKNPRNSPDIQHNAPVLPLAPTIQGHLPLAFTMPGTLPTSEPHCSGNLTETCLSCQAKHFPGEKHQGHHYSTCCTKGAVDLPPIRTATLINDLLTRQHDHATNFMTNIRSINSSLAFASMGASIAAPPRHGPYCFRICGTIYHRAGALHPNTGEPRSYAQLYILDSLEAAHQRLQRPENESCNPILLQQLSNFMAENNPFAQACKMLYEVEQECIQEARQKHATPSTVTMAILQDREHDPRRYNVPWSNEVAIIFEADDGCPPLHRDLLIHCRRPSTDHPARTERISILDPNLEPMVYPLLFPLGDQSWGIDIPLQQRPRAIAQLHQQSAHPRTRVTQMQYYQYRLSVRDTFNPFLAAGKLTQQYIVDAYVKTEANRLNYLRQNQNTLRAENYRGLMDHLQQATGNTPPPGTAIILPSSFQGSPRNMMQNYQDAMAIVRQYSKPDLFITMTCNPQWPEIQDNLQGQPAENRPDIVARVFHLKLTSLLDDLMRRHIFGTPVAQVHVVEFQKRGLPHAHLLLLLKQPFKPHTPDIIDLIVSAEIPDPQKMPALYAAVTKHMIHGPCGDKYRYAPCMKEDKCSKRFPKSFEEDTQPNQNGYPLYRRRDNGRTAAVRGATLDNRWVVPYNPYLLLRYNCHINVEVCASVKSVKYLFKYIYKGYDCATIRLTETNQRYDEIKMHVDSRYVSPPEAMWRLLSYNLHAQSHSIVRLPVHLPDYQSVIFDARTLQTNPATVESNAQRDTMLTAWFLLNSEHEEARSILYIDIPKTYIFQKDIRKWVPRKRQATNIIGRMYSVNFAADTERYCLRLLLLHIPGATSFEDIRTYNGIQCASFQEAALQRGLLQDDNVWDATMADAALYTMPHALRDLFAYILIYGVVPRPQQLFDNYKTQLWEDYATQHGQEHTDNCITCLARTLTDIDTTLRINGSSCRKKGLQPPPTIINTPPEEHTPQHYHNLATQMVATLNAQQLAAYNSILDASQDNTCPHRCYFIDGPGGTGKTYLYTTLIYTFKGLGGHVLPVASTGIAANLLPGGKTFYNQFKLLPPLTETSSSNISPDSRDATLIRTAYAIIWDEATMAPRAALTAIDRLLQELMSSNKPFGGKLLILGGDFRQTLPVVKHGNRTTTIEATIKHHPLWTHFNIFPLTVNVRATDPAFSQWILQIGDGAHDITPPLPEDMVEIPRQTITTQDLATDIFGTQFTAEQTHTFTDRAILCPKNSHVDTLNASILRRLEGNVTTYYSVDSIEDENEENSEIFFPIEFLNSLNPTGMPLHQLTLKTGAIVILLRNLNTNKGLCNGTRLIITDLRPNILLARIATGSASGDTVFIPRITLAPKDPDLPFTLCRLQFPVKLAFAMTINKSQGQTLRKVGLHLEEPVFSHGQLYVAISRVRRFQDLHIHVTSQPQQGMLLPGSDQIFTKNIVFPEILIQKTHNQPQEQHPHLSSLDLSPDHPTSAH, from the coding sequence ATGCCACGCAAGAAACGTCAACGCAGTGACAAACAGACATCTACAGATGCTCATGCCGCCTCCAACCGCAGATATCGTGCGTCACGCAATCCACAAAAGACTGCTGATACCTATAGATGGCGCAGTGAACGACGCAGACAAAGCTGTGCTGCACATACTACAAGCCAACAACCATCTCCAACAGCTACCACTACACAGCAACACATTACAGAACAATCCACAGACAAGAATCCACGCAACTCCCCGGACATTCAGCACAATGCTCCTGTACTTCCTCTTGCCCCCACTATACAAGGACATCTACCTCTAGCTTTCACCATGCCCGGCACCCTACCAACCTCGGAACCACACTGCTCTGGAAACCTCACAGAGACATGCCTATCTTGCCAAGCAAAACACTTCCCTGGAGAGAAACACCAAGGACACCACTACTCAACATGCTGCACTAAGGGAGCTGTTGACCTGCCACCAATTCGCACAGCCACCCTCATCAATGACCTCCTAACCAGACAACATGACCACGCCACCAACTTCATGACCAACATTCGCTCCATCAACAGTTCATTGGCATTTGCATCCATGGGTGCCTCTATTGCTGCCCCACCTCGCCATGGGCCATACTGCTTTAGGATATGTGGAACTATCTACCACCGTGCCGGGGCACTACATCCAAACACTGGGGAACCACGCTCATATGCACAGCTCTACATTCTAGATTCCCTGGAAGCGGCACACCAACGACTTCAACGACCTGAAAATGAGTCATGTAACCCAATCCTCCTACAACAACTCAGCAACTTCATGGCTGAAAACAACCCTTTTGCACAGGCCTGCAAAATGCTCTATGAAGTCGAACAGGAGTGCATCCAAGAAGCTCGCCAAAAACATGCTACACCATCCACTGTCACCATGGCCATCCTTCAAGACAGGGAACATGATCCACGCCGTTACAATGTCCCTTGGTCTAATGAGGTTGCCATCATCTTTGAAGCTGATGACGGATGCCCACCTCTACATCGCGACTTGCTCATCCACTGCCGCAGGCCATCTACTGATCACCCCGCACGTACTGAGCGGATCTCCATTCTCGATCCAAACCTGGAGCCCATGGTCTACCCATTACTTTTCCCCTTAGGAGACCAAAGCTGGGGAATAGATATACCCCTCCAACAGCGACCTAGAGCAATTGCACAACTCCACCAACAGAGTGCACACCCACGCACACGTGTCACTCAGATGCAGTACTACCAGTACCGTCTTTCCGTCCGAGACACATTTAATCCATTTCTTGCAGCGGGCAAACTAACTCAGCAATACATTGTTGATGCCTATGTCAAAACAGAGGCCAACCGTCTCAATTATCTACGCCAGAATCAGAATACTCTACGAGCGGAGAATTACCGTGGACTCATGGACCACCTTCAACAAGCCACAGGAAACACTCCCCCACCAGGCACTGCTATCATCTTACCATCCTCCTTCCAGGGCAGTCCAAGAAACATGATGCAAAACTATCAAGATGCCATGGCTATTGTCCGACAGTACAGTAAGCCTGACCTATTCATTACAATGACTTGCAACCCACAATGGCCAGAAATCCAGGACAACCTTCAAGGACAGCCAGCAGAAAACAGACCAGACATTGTTGCCCGTGTGTTCCACTTGAAGCTCACATCACTGCTTGATGACTTGATGCGACGACATATCTTCGGAACCCCAGTTGCTCAAGTGCATGTGGTTGAGTTCCAGAAAAGAGGCCTCCCACATGCCCATCTCCTACTCCTCCTCAAACAGCCCTTCAAACCACACACACCAGACATCATCGATCTCATTGTCAGTGCTGAGATCCCAGACCCACAGAAGATGCCTGCTTTATATGCAGCAGTTACAAAACACATGATTCATGGGCCATGTGGCGACAAGTACAGATATGCTCCCTGTATGAAGGAGGACAAGTGCAGCAAACGTTTCCCAAAATCCTTCGAGGAAGACACACAACCTAACCAGAACGGTTACCCACTATACCGCCGAAGAGACAATGGCAGAACAGCCGCCGTGCGTGGAGCGACACTAGATAACAGATGGGTTGTCCCCTACAACCCATATCTACTCCTGCGCTATAATTGCCACATCAATGTTGAGGTTTGTGCCTCTGTGAAGAGTGTTAAATACCTTTTCAAATATATCTACAAAGGCTACGACTGTGCCACTATTCGCCTCACAGAGACTAACCAACGGTACGATGAGATCAAGATGCATGTTGACTCCCGGTATGTCAGCCCACCAGAAGCCATGTGGCGCCTCCTTTCCTACAATCTCCATGCGCAGTCACACAGCATTGTACGCCTACCTGTACACCTGCCTGACTACCAGTCTGTAATTTTTGATGCGCGCACACTTCAGACAAACCCCGCCACTGTGGAAAGCAATGCACAGAGAGACACCATGCTCACGGCTTGGTTCCTGCTAAACTCAGAACACGAAGAGGCacgctccatcctctacattgaCATCCCAAAAACATATATCTTTCAAAAAGACATCCGGAAATGGGTTCCTCGCAAACGGCAGGCGACAAACATCATTGGACGTATGTACTCTGTCAACTTCGCCGCAGATACAGAACGCTACTGCTTACGACTCCTCCTCTTACACATCCCTGGCGCTACAAGCTTTGAAGACATTAGAACTTACAATGGCATTCAATGTGCCTCTTTCCAGGAGGCAGCACTTCAACGTGGCCTGCTACAAGATGACAATGTCTGGGATGCTACAATGGCTGATGCTGCACTATACACCATGCCACACGCTCTCAGAGACCTCTTTGCGTACATCCTTATCTACGGGGTAGTCCCAAGACCTCAGCAGCTCTTTGATAACTACAAAACACAACTCTGGGAGGACTATGCCACACAACATGGCCAAGAACATACTGACAACTGCATTACCTGTCTTGCACGCACACTGACTGACATTGATACCACTTTGCGcatcaatggatcttcatgtaGAAAAAAAGGACTCCAACCACCACCAACAATCATCAACACACCACCAGAAGAACACACGCCACAACACTACCACAATCTTGCTACACAGATGGTTGCAACACTCAATGCCCAGCAACTTGCTGCTTACAACAGCATTCTGGATGCAAGCCAAGACAACACATGCCCACACCGCTGCTACTTCATTGATGGACcaggaggcactggcaaaacatacCTGTACACAACTCTAATATACACATTCAAAGGACTGGGAGGACATGTCTTGCCTGTTGCTTCTACAGGCATTGCAGCAAACCTACTCCCCGGGGGCAAGACATTCTATAACCAATtcaaactcctccccccactaACAGAGACATCTTCCTCAAATATCTCTCCGGACTCAAGGGACGCCACTCTTATACGTACTGCCTATGCCATTATCTGGGATGAGGCCACCATGGCACCAAGAGCAGCCCTCACTGCCATTGACAGACTACTCCAAGAACTTATGTCTTCAAACAAACCTTTTGGGGGAAAACTACTCATCTTGGGAGGAGACTTCAGGCAAACACTCCCGGTTGTCAAACATGGAAACAGAACAACCACCATTGAGGCCACCATCAAACACCATCCTCTCTGGACCCATTTCAACATTTTCCCCTTGACTGTCAATGTACGTGCCACAGATCCTGCCTTCAGTCAATGGATCCTTCAGATTGGAGATGGAGCACATGACATCACGCCACCACTTCCAGAAGACATGGTAGAAATCCCAAGACAAACTATCACTACACAAGACCTGGCTACAGACATTTTTGGCACACAGTTCACCGCAGAACAAACCCACACTTTTACAGACAGAGCCATTCTCTGTCCCAAAAACTCCCATGTCGACACCCTCAACGCAAGCATTCTTCGTCGTTTGGAGGGCAATGTGACAACATACTACAGTGTAGACTCCATTGAGGACGAGAATGAAGAGAACTCAGAAATCTTCTTCCCCATTGAATTCCTCAACTCCCTAAACCCAACCGGCATGCCTCTTCACCAGTTAACTCTAAAAACTGGAGCCATTGTGATACTCCTACGAAATCTGAACACTAACAAAGGCCTATGCAATGGCACCAGACTCATCATTACTGATCTCCGGCCAAACATACTTCTGGCACGGATTGCCACTGGATCAGCCTCAGGAGACACCGTTTTCATACCACGCATCACATTAGCACCTAAAGACCCAGACTTACCCTTCACTCTCTGCCGATTACAATTTCCTGTAAAACTTGCCTTCGCAATGACCATTAACAAATCTCAGGGACAAACACTCCGCAAAGTTGGCCTCCATCTTGAGGAGCCTGTATTCAGCCATGGACAGCTATACGTTGCAATTTCCCGAGTGCGCCGCTTCCAGGACCTCCACATACACGTGACTTCACAACCACAGCAAGGCATGTTACTACCGGGTTCAGACCAAATCTTCACCAAAAACATTGTCTTCCCAGAAATCCTAATACAGAAAACACACAACCAGCCACAGGAACAACATCCACATCTAAGCTCTCTTGACCTCTCCCCTGACCATCCCACCTCCGCTCACTAA
- the LOC143826188 gene encoding olfactory receptor 5F1-like has product MRLGKQNHTSVTEFVLLGFSVDPKKQTLLFALGLLVYLLTLAGNLAIITLVCIDQCLQTPMYFLLGNLSFIEICYSSTTAPKMLWDLLMGNKTITFIGCALQLYFFGTLGCTECVLLIAMAYDRYAAICHPLRYALLMSQRICWGLLACSWTIGNLDSIMNTALVFSLDFCHSNEIDHFFCDIPPLLKLSCSDTSVSQLVTFNISGGIMIVAFSLILLSYSLIVSSVLKIHTAQGRLKAFSTCASHLTVVSIFYGTIMYTYLRPSSSHSMEQDRLVAVLYAILTPMLNPLIYSLRNKEVQRAVWRALSKNKGA; this is encoded by the coding sequence ATGCGTCTAGGAAAACAGAACCACACCAGTGTCACAGAGTTTGTTCTCTTGGGATTCTCTGTTGACCCAAAGAAACAGACTCTTCTCTTTGCTCTTGGCTTATTAGTATATCTGTTAACTCTGGCAGGGAATCTAGCCATCATTACATTGGTCTGCATAGATCAGTGCCTGCAAACTCCCATGTACTTCCTCCTGGGCAATCTGTCTTTTATTGAGATCTGTTATAGTTCCACCACTGCCCCAAAGATGTTGTGGGACCTCTTGATGGGAAACAAAACCATCACTTTCATAGGATGTGCACTCCAATTGTATTTCTTTGGTACATTAGGATGCACAGAGTGTGTGCTTCTCATAGCTATGGCATATGATCGCTATGCAGCGATCTGCCATCCATTGCGCTATGCCCTTCTCATGAGCCAGAGGAtatgttggggactcctggcaTGTTCCTGGACTATTGGAAACTTAGATTCCATCATGAACACAGCCTTGGTCTTTTCCCTTGACTTCTGCCACTCCAATGAAATTGACCACTTCTTCTGTGACattcctcccctcctgaaactctCTTGCTCTGATACGTCAGTTAGCCAGTTGGTGACTTTTAACATCTCTGGTGGGATCATGATTGTGGCTTTCAGTCTGATTCTTCTGTCCTACAGCCTCATTGTCTCCTCTGTGCTGAAAATCCATACAGCTCAAGGTAGGCTCAAGGCATTTTCAACCTGTGCTTCCCACCTCACTGTGGTGAGCATCTTTTATGGCACTATCATGTATACTTACCTACGTCCTTCCTCTAGCCATTCCATGGAGCAGGACCGCCTGGTTGCTGTTCTATATGCCATCCTTACTCCAATGCTAAATCCCCTGATCTACAGTTTAAGGAATAAGGAGGTGCAGAGAGCAGTCTGGCGAGCCCTTAGTAAGAACAAGGGAGCTTAA
- the LOC143825927 gene encoding olfactory receptor 5AP2-like — protein MATPHEMLKNATVVTEFILLGLSSNPKAQLFLFGLFLLIYLVALIGNTLILLIISFNKRLHNPMYFFLGNLSAVDIGYTTTTVPKMLMNYLSVNKTISLAGCFTQMYFFISFGGIECLLLGVMAYDRYAAICHPLHYSVLMSPKVCICLAATAWILGLANSGVHSGMMSLLSFCRDNVIEHFFCDIPPLFQLSCSDTQTNQIATFVVGGGVVMGSFVVTLVSYVYIVLAILRIRTKEGRLKAFSTCASHLTVVNIYFGTIIFTYLKPNSIYSQEQDRALPVLYGILTPMLNPIIYSLRNKDVQGTLRKAMGRT, from the coding sequence ATGGCGACACCACACGAAATGCTGAAGAATGCCACAGTTGTCACTGAATTTATACTCCTGGGACTTTCCAGCAACCCCAAAGCCCAGCTTTTTCTTTTTGGTCTCTTTCTGCTCATCTACTTAGTGGCCCTGATTGGGAACACCCTTATTCTTCTCATCATCAGTTTCAACAAGAGACTCCACaaccccatgtatttcttcctggGCAACCTCTCTGCAGTAGACATTGGGTATACAACAACCACTGTCCCCAAGATGTTGATGAATTACCTGTCTGTGAACAAGACCATCTCTCTAGCTGGTTGCTTCACCCAGATGTATTTCTTCATCTCTTTTGGTGGCATTGAATGCCTCCTGCTGGGTGTCATGGCATATGACCGATATGCTGCCATTTGCCATCCATTGCATTACAGTGTGCTCATGAGCCCCAAGGTTTGTATCTGCTTAGCCGCCACTGCTTGGATTTTAGGCTTGGCTAACTCAGGTGTGCACTCGGGCATGATGTCTCTTTTGTCCTTCTGTCGGGACAATGTCATTGAGCACTTTTTCTGTGACATCCCACCCCTTTTCCAGCTGTCTTGTTCTGACACTCAAACAAATCAAATTGCTACCTTTGTGGTGGGTGGAGGTGTGGTAATGGGCTCTTTTGTGGTCACCTTGGTGTCTTACGTCTACATAGTCTTGGCCATCCTCAGGATCCGCACCAAAGAAGGGCGTctcaaggctttctcaacctgtgCTTCTCACCTCACTGTAGTCAACATCTACTTTGGCACCATCATCTTCACATACTTGAAACCCAACTCCATCTACTCCCAAGAGCAGGACCGAGCCTTGCCTGTTCTGTATGGTATCCTTACACCCATGCTCAATCCAATCATATATAGCCTGAGAAATAAGGATGTGCAAGGAACACTTCGGAAAGCCATGGGTAGAACTTAA